The following are encoded in a window of Trichocoleus sp. FACHB-46 genomic DNA:
- a CDS encoding pentapeptide repeat-containing protein, with the protein MANPEHLALLKMGAVRWLEWRTHNGAVEPDLSEADLSGINLRGADLQGVNLKRVDLSHTKLIAANLSNAILNNANLQAADLVEVYLCNAELVDASLMQADLRDANLSGANLIGTDLRGTNFKRADLSGANLIGTDLREANLRGADLSEARLSRANLSEANLMAVNLSQADLSNATLYNAELLTAHLYQANLTKANLIQAHLGRAYASRANLSEADLSKADCSWANLSKANLQGANLSYAYLRGVNLSGANLQGANLQGAELGWANLHKANLQGATLPDGSIHR; encoded by the coding sequence ATGGCAAATCCAGAACATTTGGCGCTATTGAAAATGGGTGCTGTGCGATGGCTGGAGTGGAGAACTCACAATGGTGCTGTAGAACCAGATTTGAGCGAAGCAGACCTGAGCGGCATTAATCTCCGAGGCGCAGATTTGCAAGGAGTCAATCTCAAGCGGGTAGACCTCAGCCATACGAAGTTGATTGCTGCCAATCTCAGCAACGCCATTCTCAACAACGCTAATCTTCAAGCGGCTGACTTGGTAGAAGTTTATTTGTGCAACGCCGAGTTGGTTGACGCTAGCCTGATGCAGGCAGATTTGCGCGATGCCAACCTCAGCGGAGCCAACTTGATCGGCACGGATTTGCGGGGCACCAATTTTAAGCGGGCTGACCTGAGTGGAGCTAACTTGATTGGCACCGATTTACGCGAAGCCAATCTCCGAGGCGCAGACCTCAGTGAAGCTCGTTTGAGCCGCGCCAACTTGAGCGAAGCCAACCTGATGGCGGTTAATCTAAGTCAAGCAGACCTTAGCAATGCCACTCTCTATAACGCGGAGCTGCTTACTGCTCATCTTTACCAAGCTAACCTCACCAAGGCCAACTTAATCCAGGCGCATCTGGGGCGGGCGTATGCTTCTAGAGCTAACTTGAGCGAAGCGGATTTATCTAAAGCCGATTGCAGTTGGGCCAATCTTAGCAAGGCCAATTTGCAAGGGGCTAATCTCAGTTACGCCTATCTGCGGGGCGTTAACTTGAGTGGGGCTAATCTGCAAGGAGCCAATTTGCAAGGAGCTGAGCTGGGCTGGGCCAACCTGCACAAAGCCAATTTGCAAGGAGCCACCCTCCCTGATGGTTCTATCCATCGTTAA
- a CDS encoding ATP-binding protein produces the protein MKPLLPNILTQRWRGRPEEDNSELEAQPPAKVLLPGTTGSLTRRTLIKLAVRIAGVIVVSTTISYFHMISSFKSQTLGQLEKYVEERVERENTIFALAETNQAVLKTELLRRLEELGDQDPKTEFDRLFARSPDGAIRNRPEIFDGTREAGVYIDQRVQLNADIRQRVLTFYQLANMYGAAWHHQLQNTYFTLPENIMVLYWPQVPTWAADATSDLSMPDQEYYWAADLKHNPAQETVWTGLYYDIVGKTWLVTCATPVSRNGNPIVTLGQDITLDELLNRTIHDRLPGAYNMIVRSDGRLIAHPQRTAEIQAKKGEFDIQQSGDRHLEQIFQKIQTLRSGQVIIDNAQHDEYLAVAKIKGPDWYFVTVYPKSILAQPAFQTARIILLLGFLSLLLEILVLFFVLRQQIAKPLTSFMQATELVAAGDFNMQLDESRRDELGHLGRLFNSMAEQVYSREQSLEQAREKLRRNNEELEQRVLERTTELSQVITQLEDEITERREVESALRDSETQLKEQALQLQQALQDLQSTQAQLIQTEKMSGLGQLVAGVAHEINNPVNFIYGNLTYINRYAEDLLDLVQLYQQHTTEKIPAVEAQIEAIELPFLVEDLPKLLASMKVGAERIRQIVLSLRNFSRLDEAEMKPVDIHEGIDSTLLILQNRLKVQPHRPEIAVVKKYGDLPLVECYAGQLNQVFMNILCNAIDALEEDHEQRSLANPATIPSITIRTTTNKETVLIDIGDNGPGMSETVKHQLFNPFFTTKKVGEGTGLGLAISYQIVVEKHHGQLRCLSTPSQGTHFLIEIPTVHKSIADQSATEKPAGKKSAIASLTE, from the coding sequence ATGAAGCCACTACTACCTAACATCTTGACTCAGCGCTGGCGAGGACGCCCGGAGGAGGACAACTCAGAACTCGAAGCTCAACCTCCAGCAAAAGTTTTATTGCCTGGGACTACGGGTTCTCTGACTCGTCGCACGCTGATCAAGCTGGCAGTAAGGATTGCGGGTGTGATTGTGGTGTCAACTACGATCAGCTATTTCCACATGATTTCTAGCTTCAAGTCCCAAACACTGGGGCAACTGGAAAAGTATGTAGAAGAGCGGGTGGAGCGAGAAAATACGATCTTTGCGTTGGCAGAAACGAACCAAGCAGTCTTGAAAACTGAGTTGCTCCGGCGCTTAGAGGAATTAGGGGATCAAGATCCCAAAACTGAATTCGATCGCTTGTTTGCGCGATCGCCTGATGGAGCTATTCGCAATCGCCCAGAAATCTTTGATGGCACTCGTGAAGCAGGCGTATACATCGACCAGCGAGTGCAGCTCAATGCAGATATTCGGCAGCGAGTCCTCACCTTCTATCAACTGGCGAATATGTATGGTGCGGCGTGGCATCATCAGCTGCAAAACACCTATTTCACATTGCCAGAGAACATTATGGTGCTCTACTGGCCCCAAGTGCCAACTTGGGCCGCTGATGCTACCTCAGACTTATCCATGCCTGACCAGGAGTATTACTGGGCGGCTGACCTAAAACATAACCCAGCGCAAGAAACAGTCTGGACAGGCTTGTACTACGACATTGTAGGTAAAACTTGGTTGGTGACTTGTGCCACCCCTGTCAGCCGCAACGGCAACCCCATTGTCACTTTGGGCCAAGACATCACCTTAGATGAGCTACTCAACCGCACCATCCACGATCGCTTGCCTGGGGCTTACAACATGATTGTGCGCTCCGATGGTCGCTTAATTGCCCACCCGCAGCGTACAGCGGAGATTCAAGCCAAGAAAGGCGAGTTTGACATTCAGCAGTCGGGCGATCGCCATCTAGAGCAAATCTTTCAGAAAATTCAGACCCTGCGATCGGGTCAGGTGATTATTGACAACGCGCAGCATGACGAATATCTAGCTGTCGCCAAAATCAAAGGACCAGATTGGTATTTCGTTACGGTCTATCCTAAGTCGATCTTGGCGCAACCCGCTTTCCAAACGGCTCGCATCATCTTGCTCTTGGGCTTCTTGTCTTTGTTGCTAGAAATTTTGGTGCTGTTTTTTGTCTTGCGCCAACAGATTGCCAAACCCTTAACTAGCTTCATGCAGGCTACAGAACTAGTGGCTGCAGGTGATTTTAATATGCAGCTAGATGAGTCACGCCGAGATGAGTTGGGGCATTTGGGGCGCTTGTTTAACTCAATGGCCGAGCAAGTATACAGCCGAGAACAAAGCCTAGAGCAAGCCCGTGAGAAATTGCGACGCAACAACGAAGAACTAGAACAGCGGGTGCTAGAGCGCACCACCGAGTTGAGCCAGGTGATCACTCAACTAGAGGACGAAATTACCGAGCGGCGGGAAGTAGAATCGGCTCTGCGTGATTCAGAAACGCAACTCAAAGAGCAAGCCCTACAGCTCCAGCAAGCGCTGCAAGATCTCCAAAGTACTCAAGCCCAACTGATTCAAACGGAGAAGATGTCTGGTTTAGGGCAACTTGTGGCTGGGGTGGCGCATGAGATCAATAACCCAGTAAATTTCATCTACGGCAACCTCACCTATATCAACCGCTATGCCGAAGATCTGCTCGATCTGGTGCAACTTTATCAGCAACATACCACCGAGAAAATCCCTGCGGTTGAAGCTCAGATTGAAGCGATCGAGTTGCCTTTCTTGGTCGAGGATCTGCCGAAACTCTTGGCCTCCATGAAAGTTGGGGCCGAACGCATTCGCCAAATTGTTCTATCCCTCCGCAACTTCTCCCGCCTTGACGAAGCCGAAATGAAGCCTGTGGATATTCATGAAGGCATCGACAGCACGCTGCTGATTTTACAGAATCGTTTAAAGGTGCAGCCCCATCGGCCAGAAATTGCCGTGGTGAAAAAATATGGTGACCTGCCACTGGTGGAGTGCTACGCCGGACAACTCAACCAAGTGTTTATGAATATCCTCTGCAATGCTATTGATGCTCTAGAGGAAGATCATGAGCAGCGATCGCTAGCTAATCCCGCAACGATACCCAGCATCACGATTCGCACCACTACCAACAAAGAAACGGTGCTGATAGACATTGGTGACAACGGCCCTGGTATGAGCGAAACCGTCAAGCACCAATTGTTTAATCCCTTCTTCACGACCAAGAAGGTAGGGGAAGGAACTGGCTTGGGCTTGGCGATTAGCTATCAAATTGTGGTGGAAAAACATCACGGTCAATTGCGCTGTCTTTCCACCCCTAGCCAAGGTACTCACTTTTTAATTGAGATCCCCACTGTGCACAAATCGATCGCTGATCAGTCTGCAACTGAAAAGCCTGCGGGTAAGAAATCTGCGATCGCTTCCCTCACTGAGTAA
- a CDS encoding cupin domain-containing protein, producing the protein MSDTTVIKVQSAQSPHGELGQKYLAGGVTLAMRMWENEQPGESKPETRREYETVGYVIQGRAELHLEGQMVLLETGDSWVVPKGASHTYKVLEPFTAVEATSPPAFAHRRDEQ; encoded by the coding sequence ATGAGCGATACCACAGTCATCAAAGTTCAATCTGCCCAATCTCCTCATGGTGAGTTGGGGCAGAAGTACCTGGCTGGAGGGGTGACCCTTGCCATGCGGATGTGGGAAAACGAGCAACCGGGCGAATCCAAGCCTGAAACCCGCCGTGAATACGAAACTGTCGGTTATGTGATCCAAGGTCGTGCTGAGTTGCACCTAGAAGGCCAAATGGTGCTTCTAGAAACGGGTGATTCTTGGGTGGTGCCGAAAGGAGCCTCGCATACTTACAAGGTGTTAGAGCCATTTACAGCAGTTGAGGCAACTTCACCTCCCGCCTTTGCTCACAGACGCGACGAGCAATAG
- a CDS encoding zinc-dependent alcohol dehydrogenase yields the protein MKALCWHGANDVRIGNVPDPTILNPRDAIIKITSTAICGSDLHILDGYIPTMKEGDILGHEFMGEVVELGSAVKNVKIGDRVVVPFTISCGGCFFCQRDLWSLCDNSNPNGWMAEAAMGHSPSGLFGYSHMFGGYAGGQAEYARVPFADVGLFKVPDGLSDDQVLFLTDIFPTGYMAAENCNIEPGDTVAVWGCGPVGQFAIKSAFMLGAERVIAIDRIPERLQMAKEQCGAEIINYEEIDAGDAVKEMTGGRGPDSCIDAVGMEAHGTGPMAMYDQVKQAVRLETDRPTALRQVILSCRKGGHVSLAGVYGGFLDKVPFGAAFNKGLTFKMGQTHMHRYIKPLMEAVQQGKIDPSFVITHKLPLDQAPHGYEIFRDKKENCIKVVLKP from the coding sequence ATGAAAGCACTTTGCTGGCATGGAGCCAACGACGTTCGGATCGGCAACGTCCCCGATCCCACCATCCTCAATCCCCGCGACGCCATCATCAAAATCACCTCTACCGCCATCTGCGGCTCCGATCTACATATCCTTGACGGCTATATCCCCACCATGAAAGAGGGAGATATCCTCGGGCATGAATTCATGGGAGAAGTGGTTGAACTTGGTAGTGCCGTCAAGAACGTGAAAATCGGCGATCGCGTTGTCGTTCCCTTCACCATCTCCTGCGGCGGCTGCTTCTTCTGTCAGCGGGATTTGTGGTCTTTGTGCGACAACTCCAACCCCAACGGCTGGATGGCAGAAGCAGCAATGGGGCACTCTCCCTCTGGATTATTTGGTTACTCCCACATGTTCGGCGGCTATGCGGGCGGTCAAGCCGAATATGCCCGTGTTCCCTTTGCCGATGTGGGTCTGTTCAAAGTGCCTGACGGGCTCAGTGACGATCAAGTCTTGTTCCTGACGGACATTTTCCCTACAGGTTACATGGCGGCAGAAAACTGCAACATTGAGCCAGGAGATACCGTAGCAGTTTGGGGCTGTGGTCCTGTCGGCCAGTTTGCCATCAAGAGTGCTTTCATGCTGGGTGCCGAACGGGTGATCGCGATCGATCGCATTCCCGAACGCTTACAGATGGCGAAAGAGCAATGTGGGGCCGAAATCATCAATTACGAAGAGATTGATGCGGGAGACGCTGTCAAAGAGATGACAGGCGGGCGCGGTCCCGATAGCTGTATTGATGCCGTAGGTATGGAAGCACATGGCACAGGCCCAATGGCGATGTACGACCAGGTCAAGCAAGCAGTACGCCTAGAAACCGATCGCCCCACTGCGCTGCGTCAAGTGATTCTCTCTTGCCGGAAAGGTGGCCATGTCTCCTTGGCAGGTGTGTATGGTGGTTTCCTAGATAAAGTGCCTTTTGGGGCTGCTTTCAACAAAGGCTTGACCTTCAAAATGGGCCAAACTCACATGCACCGCTACATTAAACCCCTGATGGAAGCGGTACAACAAGGCAAGATTGACCCCTCCTTTGTCATTACCCATAAACTGCCTCTAGACCAAGCTCCTCATGGTTACGAGATCTTTAGAGATAAAAAAGAGAACTGCATCAAAGTTGTCCTCAAGCCGTAG